A window from Terriglobales bacterium encodes these proteins:
- a CDS encoding ATP-binding cassette domain-containing protein, translated as MSTISAATDLGARRTADSGQQIIVFDDVAIGFEGKNVLDGVSFALTRGETKILFGVAGVGKSTLLKLVLGLEKPDRGHIWVLGQDVTAMREQDLFELRRKIGMVFQESALFDSLTVQENVGYRLYEERLGEEEIRRRAQEALRFVELGHTLDMFPSELSGGMRRRVAIARAIITQPEVLLYDSPTGGLDPITSTRIIELVVKQRDFYKTSALLVTHRLQDGFTMATHYFDPQKNEMRPLAENPGADVNTTFVLLREGKVIFNGTAEEMGASQDEYIKEYIA; from the coding sequence ATGTCCACCATCTCCGCCGCCACCGACCTGGGCGCCCGCAGGACGGCGGACAGCGGCCAGCAGATCATCGTCTTCGACGACGTGGCCATCGGCTTCGAGGGGAAGAACGTGCTCGACGGCGTCTCCTTCGCGCTCACCCGGGGCGAGACCAAGATCCTGTTCGGGGTGGCGGGGGTGGGCAAGTCCACCCTACTCAAGCTGGTGCTGGGGCTGGAGAAGCCCGACCGCGGGCACATCTGGGTGCTGGGCCAGGACGTCACCGCCATGCGGGAGCAGGACCTGTTCGAGTTGCGCCGCAAGATCGGGATGGTCTTCCAGGAGAGCGCGCTCTTCGATTCCCTTACGGTGCAGGAGAACGTGGGCTACCGGCTTTACGAGGAGCGGCTGGGGGAGGAGGAGATCCGGCGGCGGGCCCAGGAGGCCCTGCGCTTCGTCGAACTGGGCCACACCCTGGACATGTTCCCCTCGGAGCTTTCCGGAGGCATGCGGCGGCGGGTGGCCATCGCCCGCGCCATCATCACCCAGCCCGAAGTGCTGCTCTACGACTCACCCACCGGCGGCCTGGACCCCATCACCTCCACCCGCATCATCGAGCTGGTGGTCAAGCAGCGCGACTTCTACAAGACCAGCGCCCTGCTGGTGACCCACCGCCTCCAGGACGGCTTCACCATGGCCACCCACTACTTCGATCCCCAGAAGAACGAGATGCGGCCGCTGGCGGAGAATCCGGGGGCCGACGTCAACACCACCTTCGTCCTCCTGCGCGAAGGCAAGGTGATCTTCAACGGCACCGCCGAAGAGATGGGCGCCTCCCAGGACGAGTACATCAAGGAATACATCGCCTGA
- a CDS encoding ABC transporter permease, translating into MELISPVQIAKRSVLTVQDYSVLAGRSVHNLFTHPRYLADTLQQADIIGVGSLPIVVLTGFFTGAVLALQTSATLQRFGSISLTGQVVALSMVRELGPVLTGLMVAGRNSSGMASELGSMKVTEQIDAMRSLGTDPTKKLVTPRVMATVFMLFILTIISDLVGLMGGHFVSFALLGLDTSQYWNTAWQSLVWQDVTMGLVKPLIFGFIISTVGCYYGLSTTGGTQGVGRSTTQSVVAASVLILVVDFFVTRFLMVALGVH; encoded by the coding sequence ATGGAACTGATCTCTCCAGTTCAGATCGCCAAGCGCAGTGTGCTCACGGTGCAGGACTACTCTGTACTGGCGGGGCGCTCGGTGCACAACCTGTTCACCCACCCGCGCTACCTCGCCGACACCCTGCAGCAGGCCGACATCATCGGGGTGGGCTCGTTGCCCATCGTGGTGCTGACCGGCTTCTTCACCGGCGCGGTGCTGGCCCTGCAGACCTCGGCGACCCTGCAGAGGTTCGGCTCCATCTCCCTGACCGGGCAGGTGGTGGCCCTCTCCATGGTGCGCGAGCTGGGACCGGTGCTCACCGGCTTGATGGTGGCGGGGCGCAACTCCAGCGGCATGGCCAGCGAGCTGGGCTCCATGAAGGTGACCGAGCAGATCGACGCCATGCGCTCGCTGGGCACCGACCCCACCAAGAAGCTGGTGACCCCCCGCGTGATGGCCACCGTGTTCATGCTCTTCATCCTCACCATCATCTCCGACCTGGTGGGGCTGATGGGCGGGCACTTCGTCTCCTTCGCCCTGCTGGGGCTGGACACCAGCCAGTACTGGAACACCGCCTGGCAGTCGCTGGTGTGGCAGGACGTGACCATGGGGCTGGTCAAGCCGCTGATCTTCGGCTTCATCATCTCCACCGTGGGCTGCTACTACGGGCTCTCCACCACCGGAGGCACGCAGGGAGTGGGCCGCTCCACCACCCAGTCGGTGGTGGCGGCTTCGGTGCTGATCCTGGTGGTGGACTTCTTCGTCACCCGCTTCCTGATGGTGGCGCTGGGAGTGCACTGA
- a CDS encoding lytic transglycosylase domain-containing protein: MGSARGLVLLLTAAVALGGPAARAAGPPAEPAPEAQFAALRAQLDQAADAALREAQQPAPAVTGPQSRPPGASAGPRDAKTPSLSPAAAARVQQLRPLVEPILASEGIPPEMIAVLLVESAGNPLALSPKGARGLWQFMPETARRYGLRVDGEHDDRLDPELSTRAAARYLRDLQQRFGDWPLALAAYNAGAVQVERAVARTGVPDFWLLSAQGLLPQETRAYVPAVLGAMPSPGLLRPGWVRAPLRKSRPPAVVYARPAPPRGSGVMAVPLL; the protein is encoded by the coding sequence ATGGGTAGCGCGCGGGGTCTTGTGCTCTTGCTGACGGCAGCGGTGGCTCTCGGCGGTCCGGCGGCCCGCGCGGCCGGCCCGCCCGCGGAGCCCGCACCGGAAGCGCAGTTCGCGGCCTTGCGGGCGCAGCTTGACCAGGCCGCCGACGCGGCCCTGCGCGAGGCGCAGCAGCCCGCGCCGGCGGTCACCGGCCCGCAGTCCCGGCCTCCCGGCGCTTCGGCCGGCCCGCGGGATGCGAAGACACCGTCGCTGTCCCCGGCGGCAGCCGCCCGCGTCCAGCAGCTCCGCCCCCTGGTCGAACCGATCCTGGCGAGCGAGGGCATTCCCCCGGAGATGATCGCGGTGCTGCTGGTGGAGAGCGCCGGCAATCCGCTGGCGCTCTCCCCCAAGGGGGCGCGCGGGCTGTGGCAATTCATGCCGGAGACGGCACGGCGCTACGGCCTGCGGGTGGACGGAGAGCACGACGACCGCCTCGACCCGGAGCTTTCCACCCGCGCTGCCGCCCGCTATCTGCGCGACCTGCAGCAACGGTTCGGTGACTGGCCGCTGGCCCTGGCCGCTTACAATGCCGGTGCGGTGCAGGTGGAGCGCGCCGTGGCGCGCACCGGCGTGCCCGATTTCTGGCTCCTGAGCGCTCAGGGTCTGCTGCCCCAGGAGACCCGCGCCTACGTGCCTGCGGTGCTGGGGGCCATGCCATCCCCCGGTCTGCTACGGCCCGGATGGGTGCGCGCCCCGCTGCGGAAGTCACGGCCGCCAGCGGTGGTCTACGCCCGCCCCGCACCCCCTCGCGGGTCTGGCGTCATGGCCGTGCCTCTGCTATAG